In Brachypodium distachyon strain Bd21 chromosome 2, Brachypodium_distachyon_v3.0, whole genome shotgun sequence, one genomic interval encodes:
- the LOC100843457 gene encoding S-adenosylmethionine synthase 1, whose product MAAETFLFTSESVNEGHPDKLCDQVSDAVLDACLAQDADSKVACETCTKTNMVMVFGEITTKATVDYEKIVRDTCRNIGFISDDVGLDADRCKVLVNIEQQSPDIAQGVHGHFTKRPEDIGAGDQGIMFGYATDETPELMPLSHVLATKLGARLTEVRKNGTCAWLRPDGKTQVTVEYLNEGGAMVPVRVHTVLISTQHDETVTNDEIAADLKEHVIKPVIPEKYLDEKTIFHLNPSGRFVIGGPHGDAGLTGRKIIIDTYGGWGAHGGGAFSGKDPTKVDRSGAYIARQAAKSIIASGLARRCIVQISYAIGVPEPLSVFVDSYGTGTIPDKEILKIVKENFDFRPGMISINLDLKKGGNRFIKTAAYGHFGRDDADFTWEVVKPLKFDKASA is encoded by the coding sequence ATGGCGGCCGAGACGTTCCTCTTCACCTCCGAGTCCGTGAACGAGGGCCACCCTGACAAGCTCTGCGACCAGGTCTCTGACGCCGTGCTTGACGCCTGCCTGGCACAGGACGCCGACAGCAAGGTCGCCTGCGAGACATGCACCAAGACCAACATGGTCATGGTTTTCGGTGAGATCACCACCAAGGCCACTGTTGACTATGAGAAGATCGTTCGTGACACCTGCCGCAACATCGGCTTCATCTCTGATGATGTTGGTCTTGATGCTGACCGCTGCAAGGTGCTCGTCAACATTGAGCAGCAGTCACCTGACATCGCCCAGGGTGTGCATGGTCACTTCACCAAGCGCCCTGAGGACATTGGTGCCGGTGACCAGGGCATCATGTTTGGCTATGCCACTGACGAGACCCCTGAGCTCATGCCCCTCAGCCACGTGCTTGCCACCAAGCTCGGTGCCCGCCTCACTGAAGTCCGCAAGAACGGCACCTGTGCGTGGCTCAGGCCTGATGGCAAGACCCAGGTCACTGTTGAGTACCTGAATGAGGGTGGTGCCATGGTCCCTGTCCGTGTGCACACCGTCCTCATCTCCACCCAGCATGATGAAACCGTCACCAACGATGAGATTGCTGCTGACCTCAAGGAGCATGTCATCAAGCCTGTGATCCCTGAGAAGTACCTGGACGAGAAGACCATCTTCCACCTGAACCCGTCAGGCCGCTTTGTCATCGGTGGCCCTCACGGTGATGCTGGTCTCACCGGCCGCAAGATCATCATCGACACCTACGGTGGCTGGGGAGCCCACGGTGGTGGTGCCTTCTCTGGCAAGGACCCAACCAAGGTTGACCGCAGTGGTGCCTACATTGCCAGGCAGGCCGCCAAAAGCATCATTGCCAGTGGTCTTGCACGCCGCTGCATTGTGCAGATCTCCTATGCCATTGGTGTCCCTGAGCCTTTGTCTGTCTTCGTCGACTCCTACGGCACCGGCACCATCCCTGACAAGGAGATTCTGAAGATCGTGAAGGAGAACTTTGACTTCAGGCCTGGTATGATCAGCATCAACCTTGACTTGAAGAAGGGTGGCAACAGGTTCATCAAGACCGCTGCCTACGGTCACTTTGGCCGTGATGATGCTGACTTCACCTGGGAGGTGGTGAAGCCCCTCAAGTTTGACAAGGCCTCTGCTTAA